A part of Paenibacillus sp. IHBB 10380 genomic DNA contains:
- a CDS encoding BaiN/RdsA family NAD(P)/FAD-dependent oxidoreductase has protein sequence MYENQTSMHHKLFIIGAGAAGLMAAVTARDLGIDTAILESNDRIGKKILMTGDGRCNITNESTATGTDEAVALSRKYHSNQAGFPLTVLQQFGIRQTIDFFSALGLPLTRLKEGMMYPMSLQAASVLDIFELALEDRNVPVYLNNKVLDVTVSTDHPRFTIKCQTETEEQVVYTSEYLFLCAGGLTGPNADKDSPGYTLAERLGHTLVEPVPAIVQLKLQNPHMKALSTIKFQGQAHIIVNGKVIGSEYGEIAFTNYGISGPPILQLSRKAAYHLTRGKSVTVSVDLMPGRTEEEVAELLEMHWESFGHRTVVDSLVGIFNKKLVPVLLKEAGIDQQPDLLCQDLSWKTKGKLYRILKHWEFKVTDTNGFANAQVTAGGIDTTEIIEGTLESKLVPGLYLAGEVMDVDGDLGGYNLQWAWSSGYAAAMALAKQM, from the coding sequence ATGTATGAGAATCAGACTTCTATGCACCACAAGCTGTTTATTATCGGCGCAGGTGCTGCAGGACTAATGGCCGCTGTTACTGCGCGGGATCTGGGTATCGATACTGCCATTCTGGAGAGTAACGACCGGATTGGAAAGAAGATATTAATGACAGGTGATGGCCGTTGCAACATTACGAATGAATCCACTGCGACGGGTACGGATGAAGCGGTCGCTTTATCGCGCAAGTATCACAGTAATCAGGCTGGATTTCCATTGACGGTATTGCAGCAATTTGGCATCCGTCAAACCATTGATTTTTTTTCCGCGCTCGGGCTTCCGCTTACAAGATTGAAGGAGGGCATGATGTATCCGATGTCGCTGCAGGCTGCATCGGTGCTGGATATTTTTGAGCTTGCGCTGGAGGATCGGAATGTTCCGGTATACCTCAATAACAAAGTGTTGGATGTTACCGTTTCGACGGATCATCCGCGCTTCACGATAAAATGCCAAACGGAGACAGAGGAGCAGGTTGTTTATACCAGCGAATACCTGTTTCTATGTGCGGGTGGCCTTACCGGTCCGAATGCGGATAAAGATAGTCCTGGTTATACGCTTGCCGAACGTCTGGGGCACACCTTGGTCGAGCCAGTGCCGGCCATTGTGCAATTGAAGCTACAGAATCCGCATATGAAGGCACTGTCCACTATCAAATTTCAGGGACAAGCTCATATTATCGTCAACGGTAAAGTGATAGGTAGCGAATATGGTGAAATTGCCTTCACGAACTATGGCATCTCCGGCCCGCCAATTCTCCAGCTAAGCAGGAAGGCTGCGTATCATCTCACAAGAGGAAAATCTGTAACAGTGTCAGTTGATCTGATGCCAGGACGCACGGAGGAAGAGGTAGCTGAACTTTTGGAAATGCACTGGGAGAGCTTCGGACACCGGACTGTTGTGGATTCGCTCGTCGGAATCTTCAACAAGAAGTTGGTTCCTGTCCTGCTGAAGGAAGCTGGTATCGATCAGCAGCCAGACCTGCTTTGCCAGGATCTATCGTGGAAAACCAAGGGAAAACTTTATCGAATCTTGAAGCATTGGGAATTTAAGGTGACTGATACCAATGGTTTCGCGAATGCGCAAGTGACAGCGGGCGGCATCGATACGACTGAGATAATAGAAGGAACGCTAGAATCCAAGCTAGTACCTGGGCTTTATTTGGCTGGCGAGGTGATGGATGTAGACGGGGATCTCGGCGGCTATAATTTACAATGGGCCTGGAGTTCCGGTTATGCGGCCGCGATGGCGCTTGCTAAGCAAATGTAA
- a CDS encoding BaiN/RdsA family NAD(P)/FAD-dependent oxidoreductase, producing the protein MYEDQTSKHHELLIIGAGAAGIMAAVTARDQGIDTAIIDSNDRIGKKILTTGNGRCNITNESTATGTDEAVALSHKYHSNQAGFPLHVLQKFGIRQTIDFFSSLGLPLISLEDGRMYPMSLQAASVPGVFRLALEDRNVPIYFKNKVLDIIVSTKHPRFTIKCQTETEEQVVYTSEYLFLCAGGLTAPKTGTDGSGYTLVQRLGHTLIEPVPGIVQLKLDYPYLEELSGIKFEGHAHIIVNDEVIRTEYGEILFTAYGISGPPILQLSRKAAYNLGRGESVTLSVELMPDRTEEEIVEFLETHWGIFGHRTVADSLIGIINKKLIPVLLKEAGIDQELHLLCQDLSWKTKKILYRIMKRWEFEVTDTNSFTNAQTTAGGIDTTELIEGTLESKLVPGLYLAGEVMDVDGDCGGYNLQWAWSSGYAAAMALADRRRAGTT; encoded by the coding sequence ATGTATGAGGATCAGACTTCTAAGCACCACGAGCTATTAATTATCGGTGCAGGCGCTGCAGGTATAATGGCTGCCGTTACTGCACGGGACCAAGGTATTGATACCGCAATTATTGACAGCAATGACCGAATTGGGAAGAAAATATTAACGACGGGCAATGGGCGTTGCAACATTACGAACGAATCCACTGCGACGGGTACGGATGAAGCGGTCGCTTTATCGCACAAGTATCACAGCAATCAGGCTGGATTTCCATTGCATGTGCTGCAGAAATTTGGTATCCGCCAAACTATCGATTTTTTCTCTTCGCTCGGGCTTCCTCTTATAAGCTTGGAGGATGGTCGGATGTATCCGATGTCGTTGCAAGCTGCTTCTGTTCCCGGTGTTTTTCGGCTTGCGCTGGAGGATCGGAATGTTCCGATATATTTCAAGAATAAAGTGTTAGATATTATCGTTTCGACGAAACATCCGCGCTTCACGATTAAATGCCAAACAGAGACAGAGGAGCAGGTCGTTTATACCAGCGAATACCTATTTCTATGTGCGGGTGGTCTTACCGCTCCGAAAACGGGAACGGATGGATCTGGTTATACGCTTGTCCAACGTCTGGGACACACTCTGATCGAGCCTGTGCCGGGGATTGTGCAATTAAAGTTAGACTATCCATATTTGGAGGAACTGTCCGGCATCAAATTCGAGGGACATGCTCATATTATCGTAAACGATGAAGTTATCCGCACCGAATATGGAGAAATTCTATTTACGGCCTATGGCATCTCTGGCCCGCCAATACTCCAGTTAAGCAGGAAGGCTGCGTATAATCTCGGCAGAGGAGAATCTGTGACATTATCGGTTGAATTGATGCCGGACCGTACGGAGGAAGAGATAGTTGAGTTTCTGGAAACGCACTGGGGGATCTTCGGACACCGGACTGTTGCGGATTCCCTTATCGGCATCATCAACAAGAAGCTGATTCCTGTTCTGCTGAAGGAGGCGGGAATTGATCAAGAGCTTCATCTACTTTGTCAGGATCTATCGTGGAAAACGAAGAAAATATTGTATCGAATCATGAAGCGTTGGGAGTTTGAAGTGACCGATACCAATAGCTTCACGAATGCGCAAACAACAGCCGGTGGTATCGATACGACTGAGCTAATCGAAGGAACGTTGGAATCTAAGTTAGTACCTGGGCTCTATTTGGCAGGCGAGGTGATGGATGTGGATGGAGATTGCGGCGGTTATAACCTGCAATGGGCCTGGAGCTCCGGTTATGCCGCCGCGATGGCGCTTGCTGATCGACGACGTGCAGGCACCACGTAA
- a CDS encoding AraC family transcriptional regulator, producing the protein MDMKELEESSSVASQPVLASDRYGWDKLQVSQWYSPQQAFSPSSESKYLIGIHCTAYYENYYTIHITPCNESILCPWGRTSLYFLKIEITPSVIEEIARESGFLTEGHIQLDRKFHVKDSKLLQLGLWMLEELQNGGAKGKIYSDSLANMLIIHLLQHYSSVIPQHSNSKTPVNQEIFQVIQYMRENLEEEIQLTELASMANMSQSHFIRIFKQQTGFTPHHYLIRLRIERSKFLIRSGKVGLKEVAAQVGFADQGHFTRLFKRETGLTPKLYANQISSKPNHAIY; encoded by the coding sequence ATGGATATGAAAGAATTGGAAGAATCGTCCTCCGTGGCTTCCCAGCCTGTTCTTGCAAGCGATAGATATGGTTGGGATAAGCTTCAGGTTTCGCAATGGTATAGCCCGCAACAAGCTTTCAGCCCTTCGTCGGAGTCTAAGTATTTGATAGGGATTCATTGCACAGCCTACTATGAAAATTACTATACGATTCATATTACCCCATGTAATGAGAGTATTCTTTGCCCTTGGGGCAGAACCTCGCTCTATTTTCTGAAAATTGAAATTACGCCTTCGGTCATCGAAGAGATCGCTCGTGAATCTGGTTTTCTGACAGAAGGCCATATACAATTGGATCGCAAATTTCATGTCAAAGATTCCAAGCTTCTGCAACTAGGACTCTGGATGCTTGAGGAATTGCAGAATGGCGGAGCTAAAGGAAAAATATACAGCGATTCATTAGCTAACATGTTGATCATTCATTTGTTACAGCACTATTCTTCCGTGATCCCCCAGCATTCGAACAGCAAAACGCCAGTCAATCAAGAAATTTTTCAGGTTATCCAATATATGCGCGAGAACTTGGAAGAGGAAATTCAACTGACGGAGCTAGCCTCGATGGCCAATATGAGCCAGTCCCATTTTATTCGTATTTTTAAACAGCAGACGGGATTTACGCCTCATCATTATTTAATTCGCCTAAGAATCGAACGTTCAAAATTTCTTATTCGCTCAGGTAAAGTCGGCTTAAAGGAAGTTGCCGCTCAGGTTGGTTTTGCCGATCAAGGGCATTTCACCAGATTGTTTAAGCGTGAGACAGGTCTTACCCCGAAACTTTATGCTAATCAAATCTCTTCGAAACCTAACCACGCGATTTATTGA
- a CDS encoding DUF6923 family protein, which translates to MKLTRLFSLVCVGVLTAGSLSLVASAAPVETGNPASEAVVATADAAAATESWHEVSKQTFRLLDALERGQGVTTDGSSWIFSSPYGLLRTALDGKTVKARNALAIPSEISALGGDHIGDISYYNGKIYAPIEDGKHYEHPYIALYDANTLQYTGTSYALPLSLHIGGVPWVAVDAARGQVYTAQWSDASVLNVLSLDDMHLIKTVPLSQSIDRIQGAEMYNGFLYASSDNGTQTVYRIDPDTGLVSVAFDRNLSSGSEAQGIAVLPTDNGAQLHILDVGSNRISLNFRHYAL; encoded by the coding sequence ATGAAATTAACGAGATTATTCAGTCTGGTTTGTGTGGGAGTTCTTACAGCCGGTTCCTTATCTTTGGTAGCATCCGCGGCGCCTGTCGAAACGGGTAACCCGGCAAGCGAAGCTGTAGTTGCGACTGCAGATGCAGCTGCGGCTACTGAATCTTGGCATGAGGTATCCAAGCAAACCTTCAGGTTGCTTGACGCCCTTGAACGAGGTCAAGGCGTAACTACAGATGGAAGTTCATGGATCTTTAGTTCGCCGTATGGTCTCTTGCGTACTGCATTGGATGGCAAAACCGTGAAGGCGCGGAATGCATTGGCTATTCCGTCGGAGATTTCCGCCCTAGGTGGAGACCACATCGGCGATATCTCCTACTACAATGGTAAAATCTATGCTCCCATTGAAGACGGCAAACATTACGAGCATCCTTATATCGCCCTCTATGATGCGAATACCTTGCAATATACGGGAACTTCATACGCGTTGCCGCTGAGCTTGCATATCGGTGGCGTGCCTTGGGTTGCGGTAGATGCCGCCCGCGGACAGGTATACACTGCCCAGTGGAGCGATGCCAGCGTATTGAATGTGTTGAGCCTCGATGACATGCATCTAATTAAAACAGTTCCTCTTTCTCAAAGTATCGATCGAATTCAAGGCGCTGAAATGTATAACGGTTTCCTATACGCATCGTCGGATAACGGGACCCAGACCGTCTATCGAATCGATCCGGATACCGGCCTCGTGTCCGTTGCCTTTGACCGAAATTTATCCAGCGGCTCTGAAGCGCAAGGGATCGCCGTTTTACCGACTGACAATGGCGCTCAACTCCATATTCTTGACGTAGGTTCGAATCGCATCAGTTTGAACTTTCGCCATTATGCGCTCTAA
- a CDS encoding ABC transporter substrate-binding protein yields MLKQSKLILLLLLVSIMAVAGCGQSNNNSVGTDGNAAQPSASASTPESPESKTVEITFYYPVNVGGPLTKVIDGMANTFMEKHPGIKVNPVYTGNYGDNTVKIQAGVQAKHPPDVAVMMSTELYSMLDMNAIIPLDDFIAKDADIQMTDFYPAFLEDTQTEGKTYSIPFQRSTIVMYYNKEMFKAAGMDPEKPPATWDELVTYAKQLNRDGHVGLEIPGNDDSYWMFQMLSRQNAADPKQNIMSADGKKAMFNTPENVEALQFWLDLSHKHKAMPEGVIDWATVPTDFIQGKTAMMMHTSGNLTNVKNNAKFEFGVAFPPAQKQFGSPTGGGNLYIFKDTPPEKQAAAWEFVKYMTAPEQSALFSSSSGYVGVRKSAYDTEAMKKYTADFPQALVARDQLEYAFKELSTHNHGKVSTAITNQIQAALAGQIDAAGALKKAQEEADQALAPFNK; encoded by the coding sequence ATGTTAAAGCAATCAAAGTTAATTTTGTTGTTGCTATTGGTTTCTATAATGGCGGTAGCAGGCTGCGGCCAATCGAATAACAATTCAGTGGGGACGGACGGCAACGCCGCTCAACCTTCAGCAAGCGCAAGTACACCAGAATCACCGGAATCTAAGACAGTCGAGATCACATTCTATTATCCGGTTAACGTTGGCGGTCCGCTGACTAAAGTGATTGACGGGATGGCAAACACATTCATGGAAAAACACCCGGGTATTAAAGTTAATCCCGTGTACACAGGCAATTATGGCGATAATACTGTGAAAATCCAAGCAGGCGTTCAGGCCAAGCATCCGCCGGATGTAGCTGTCATGATGTCGACGGAATTATACAGTATGTTGGATATGAATGCGATCATTCCGCTTGACGATTTTATCGCGAAAGACGCGGATATCCAGATGACGGATTTTTATCCTGCCTTTTTGGAAGATACGCAGACGGAAGGCAAGACGTACAGCATTCCGTTCCAACGGAGCACGATTGTCATGTACTACAACAAAGAAATGTTTAAAGCCGCAGGTATGGATCCGGAGAAGCCGCCTGCAACATGGGATGAGCTTGTGACGTATGCCAAGCAGCTGAACAGGGACGGTCATGTAGGCTTGGAAATCCCGGGTAATGACGATTCCTATTGGATGTTTCAAATGCTTTCGCGGCAAAATGCTGCTGATCCCAAGCAAAATATAATGTCCGCCGACGGTAAAAAAGCGATGTTCAATACTCCGGAAAACGTTGAGGCGTTGCAATTCTGGCTAGACTTGTCCCATAAACACAAGGCAATGCCGGAAGGCGTTATTGATTGGGCTACGGTGCCGACCGACTTCATTCAGGGCAAAACGGCGATGATGATGCATACGAGCGGCAACTTGACGAATGTGAAAAATAACGCCAAATTCGAGTTCGGCGTGGCGTTCCCGCCAGCGCAAAAGCAATTCGGATCGCCTACGGGCGGCGGCAACTTGTACATTTTTAAGGACACGCCTCCCGAGAAACAAGCTGCGGCTTGGGAATTCGTCAAGTACATGACAGCTCCGGAGCAGTCCGCGCTATTCAGCAGCTCATCGGGTTATGTCGGTGTACGGAAATCTGCGTACGATACGGAAGCGATGAAGAAGTATACGGCGGATTTCCCGCAAGCTCTCGTTGCACGGGATCAATTGGAATACGCGTTCAAAGAACTATCGACCCATAACCATGGTAAAGTGTCGACGGCGATTACAAACCAGATTCAAGCTGCTTTGGCCGGACAAATCGATGCGGCTGGAGCGCTTAAGAAAGCGCAGGAAGAAGCAGATCAGGCGCTTGCTCCCTTCAATAAGTGA